CGATAAGACTGACTGGAGGTTACACCCTGTAGGCGCGAAAACACATCACGATAGTATTTTTGCAGCTGGTATTGCTGGTTGTCGATAACTTGCGCGCGACCAAGCAAAAAGAAGCTCTTTAAGTTGTCATGGTTAAAGCTGATTAAGCCCACCAAGGTCACTAACAAAACACCGCATAACAGCAGCAATGCTTTACTGGCTAAACCTAATCGCAAATCGCGCATGCTCAATTTGTTCCCTATACCAAGTCTGAGGCCATATCGCCTTTGGTTTCTAGCCACTGTTTACGATCGCCCGAGCGCTTCTTGGCTAACAACATGTCCATCAGTTGCACAGTGGCTTCTTCCTCTTCAACGGTTAGTTGAACTAAGCGGCGTGTATTTGGATCCATGGTGGTTTCGCGCAATTGCAACGGGTTCATTTCACCCAAACCTTTAAAGCGCTGAACATTCACTTTACCGCGTTTTTTCTCCGCTTCGATACGATCTAATATGCCTTGCTTCTCATCTTCATCGAGAGCATAGAATACTTCCTTACCCACATCGATGCGGTACAAAGGCGGCATGGCCACGTAAATATGTCCCTGCTCGACTAATGGACGGAAGTGCATCATAAATAAGGCGCACAACAGCGTGGCAATGTGTAACCCATCGGAGTCGGCATCCGCCAGAATACAGATTTTTCCGTAACGTAAACCGCTTAAGTCATTGCTGTCTGGGTCTATTCCAATGGCAACAGAGATGTCGTGAACTTCTTGCGAGCCCAATACTTCTGTTGCATCAACTTCCCAGGTATTGAGAATTTTTCCGCGCAGTGGCATTACAGCCTGAAACTCACGTTCTCGGGCCTGCTTAGCACTACCGCCGGCTGAGTCACCTTCTACTAAAAACAGTTCGCCGGTTAGCGGGTCTTGACTAGTACAATCGGTAAGTTTGCCAGGTAATGCTGGACCTGAGGTGACCTTTTTACGGGCAATTTTTTTGGTTGAGCGAAGTCGACGCTGAGCATTACTAATGAATACTTCGGCTAATAGCTCTGCTTGATCAGTATGAGTATTCAGCCACAAGCTAAAAGCGTCTTTAACGATGCCCGAGACAAAGGCTGCTGATTGGCGTGAAGACAAACGTTCTTTAGTTTGTCCAGCAAATTGAGGGTCTTGCATTTTTACCGACAAGACATAACAACAGCGATCCCAAATGTCATCAGGAGTTAGCTTTAAGCCACGCGGCAGTATATTGCGAAACTCACAAAACTCGCGCATGGCATCAAGCAAACCTTGGCGTAAGCCGTTTACATGTGTACCACCTTGCGCGGTGGGAATAAGGTTTACATAGCTTTCGGTGATGCTTTCGCCACCTTCTGGCAACCAGCTTACCGCCCAATCTACCGCTTCGTCTTTACTTGAAAATGCCCCCGTGAAAGGATCTTCTGGCAGGCTAATGTAATCTTTAAATGATTGGCTTAGATAATCTTTTAGGCCGTCTTCAAAATACCATTCGTCGTTTTGCTTATTAACCTTGTCGACAAACTTAATGTTTAGACCAGGACAAAGTACCGCTTTAGCCCGCAATAAATGACGTAAACGTGATACTGAAAATTTAGGACTATCAAAATAACTCGGCGTTGGCCAAAAACGTACTCGGGTGCCGGTATTTCTTTTACCTACGCTGCCCGTCACCGTTAACTCTTCAACCTTATCGCCATTCTCAAAGGCCATTTCAAACAGTTGACTGTCACGGCGCACTTGAACTTCAACCCGTGAAGACAAGGCGTTAACTACTGAAATACCCACACCATGCAAACCACCAGAGAACTGGTAGTTATCGTTAGTAAACTTACCACCGGCGTGTAAGCGGGTAAAAATAAGCTCTACACCACTGACTTTTTCTTCTGGGTGAACATCGGTAGGCATACCACGACCATCATCAATAACTTCGATTGACTGGTCTTCAAATAAGGTGACTGTAATAGCACGAGCATGGCCGGCTAAGGCTTCATCGACACTGTTGTCGATAACTTCTTGGGCTAAATGGTTGGGGCGAGTGGTATCGGTATACATGCCAGGACGGCGTTTAACCGGGTCTAAACCACTTAATACTTCAATAGAGTCTGAATTATATTGATCAGCCATGATAGAAATTGTTACCTAAGTGCCAAAAAGTCGAGAATGGCAGCACAGTGATTTTCAAATCCTTGAAAACTGTGGTCGCCGCCTTCTTCAATGGTGAAAGTTGCTCCCTTATATTCTGTGACTGCTAAATTAAAGTCCAGCACTTCATCTGCCGTTTGTAGCATCACCCAAAGTCGCTGCTGACAACTTAAGTGACTTACTTCTAATTGCTTTAACTGTTCGATGTGCTGTTGTTCTAATTGATAATGCTGCTGAGTATAAGGGTTTTGTTGCTCGCCTAAATAGTCTTTTAGCAGTTCATAGGGTTTAACTGCTGGATTAACCAGCACCGCTTTAGCTGAGGTTTGCTGAGCCACTCGAGTGGCTAAAAAGCCGCCCAAAGAACTACCCACTACACCGAGCTTTTTACCACGGTGTTGATCGAGAATACCTTCAATCTGCTGCCAAGCGTCGTTTGGATAACAGGCAAGCTGCGGGCATACCAGCTGAATTTGAGCTTTATATGGTTCAAGATACTGGGCCATTGCTTGCGCTTTAGCCGAATTAGGAGAGCTATTAAATCCGTGTAAGTACAATAATACTGATGGTGGCTCCACTCAATAACCTTTCGATTTAGGGTCGGGAAGAAAACTGCGCTCAGATAAACGCCGCAAGCGAGTGGCAATGCGTCCTTCAGCAGTTAATTGCAAGTAACGCCAACCAGGCTGCTGGTGATCTAAGGCAAAATTGGCCGATAAGGGTAAAAACTGAATACAGGTACTTGGGGTGGCAATAAACGCAATGCCATCAAACTGAAATTCATAGTTTTGATGGACATGGCCAAATATGACTCCGCGAACATTTGGATAATCAGCAATCACCGCAAAAAACTCATCAGCATTTTTAAGGTTATGTTGATCTAGCCATTTACTGCCCACGGGAATAGCTTGATGGTGCATAGCAATTAGCACATGTTTATCGGGATACTCGGCCAAAGCTTCAGCTAAGTTGTCTAACTGCCGTTGACTCATCACTCCATGAGGCTCACCTTCTAACTGGGTATCCAACATAATGATTTGCCAGTGCTCGCTCACCAATTGCTTTGCCGCTAACACCCCATGCTGCTCAAGTGTCAGCATGTTTTCTTGCATGTCATGGTTACCCGGCAACCAAACGCAAGGGCGATCTAAGTCAGCAATTCGCTCAGCAAAACGTTGATAAGAGCGCTTGGTGTGATCTTGAGATAAATCACCCGTAGCGAGAATGTACTCGAAAGGAATGTTGTCACTTTGGATATTTTCGATGACTGCAGTGAAACTGTCATTGGTATTAACCCCCAATAAGCCGGTTTGCTCATCGGCAAACAAGTGGGTATCGGTGACCTGCAATAAGTGCACACTTCCGTCTGGTGCTGTGTTTATGTTTAATTTAGTAAATGCCACAATGTTTTCTTGTAGTTTGCTTAAGCAAACTCAACTTTAATCCGCTGTTTTAAACAAAATACCAACCAGTCATTAAGAAACTGATTTGTTTGATGCTTTTCATCTTGGTGATGCATCTTTTTATTCGGGTAATCATACCTTGGTTTTAGCTTATAAATCTGCTGACTAGCACACACTTCCGCCAACCGTGCATCGTGATACAAGCGCACCAACAGCTGAGGCTGTAGGTAATTATAGGCTTGGGCACTGGCTTGCCTTATCTCATAAAGTGCGGTGTAACGAGTAAGCTCTTTGCTTTCTAGCAAATAATCTTCACCCAGTTTAGGGGTCAAACGTAGTATTTGCCCCACTTCAAGCGGCCCTGGAAACAAACGCGTCATCAAGCTGTAATTGGCAGCATAAAGCTGCATCAACTGGTCGAGGTTGACTCGATAACGGCTAGGGCTAGTATTACTGGGCATCACCATCGCCATCATTTTGCCACTGCTGACGCACCTTCTGCAAATTCAACTGCAACCACTGAATGGCAATCACCGCCGCAGCATTATCGATAACCCCTTGTTGCACCCATTCAAAAGCCTGCTCGCGACTAATTACTTTAACAAGTATGTCTTCGTTTTCTTTCTCTAGGCCGTGAACACCACCCGCTTGGCTAGCGTCCACTTCACCAATATACAAATGAATGCGTTCACTTAAACCACCAGCCCCTGGTAAAAAGCTATTGCAAGAAAACACCCGTTTAACGGTTAAACCGGCTTCTTCTTCAGCTTCACGTACTGCTACATCTAAGGGAGGCTGGCCACTGTCGAGCATGCCAGCAACAATTTCTAATAACCAAGGGCTAGCGCCTGTTTCCACGGCACCAATGCGAAATTGCTCCACCAACACCACTTGGTCTAACTTTGGGTCAAATAACAAAATACCGGCAGCATGTCCGCGGTCCATCATTTCGCGCTGAATCCAGTTGCTCCATCCGCCTTGATATAAGCGGTGGCGCAGAGTATAGCGTTGCATCTTGAAGAAACCTTGATATACATCTTCTACATCTTTGATTTCCACATCTTGGTGGGAGAATTGACTACTATTTTGTAACTTTGTCATATTGACCAAGACTCCTTTTTGTAACGCTTGGTATAAAAATTGTCAGAACTTATTGATCAAACACCCGCTTGACCTTAATTTATGCTTTTTCTTTGTTATCTAGGTCTTACTCTACAAATAAAGCTGGTATAGACTAGCATTAATTAAACTGTGGTAGTTTTAAACTATTAAGATTTAGTCTAAACAAAGTAAATATCTATTCCCGAAATAACCTCGCTAAACACAGCGACCAAAGGAAAGGCGTAATGAAGCTGAAAATCAAATCGTTAATATTAGCTTGTGGAATGAGTTCTTTAGCATTCCAAGCCCAAGCTGATGATTTATTGCAAATTTATCAATTAGCTCAAGAGAAAGATCCTGTAATTTTGCAAAGTAAAGCTCAGCGTGACATCGCCTTTGAGCAAATTACCGAATCTCGTGCATCTTTGCTGCCACAAATTGGCTTTGGTGCTGGCGCTACATATACCACCACCAGCAATGATGCTATCGACAGCATTACTAATACCACTGCATCAGTTGGCCTTAGTCAGTCGCTGTACTCAAAAACCAACTGGACTAGCTTAAGCATCTCTGAAAAGAATGCGACACGTTCAGAAGCCTTATACGGTAACGACGTACAAAGCCTGATTATTCGTGTAAGTAACGCTTACTTTAACGTATTACGTGCAATGGACAACGTTACCTTTGTAGAAGCCAACAAAACGGCAGTGGGTCGTCAGTTAGAGCAAACTAAACAACGTTTTAACGTTGGTCTTACTGCGATTACTGATGTTCACGAAGCCCAAGCTGAATATGACCGTACCCTTGCCCAAGAAATTCAGGCGCGTAACGACTTGTCTAACAGCTACGAAGATTTACGTGAACTAACTGGTTTAGAGCACCGCGAACTAAACATTCTTAATACTCAGCGCTTTGAACCAAACCCACTTGAGCAAGGTTCAGACTTTTGGTTAGCCACAGCAACCGACCGTAACCTAGAGCTAAATGCTCAGCGCATCGGCAAAGAGATTGCCCAAGAGCAAATTGAGTTAGCCCAAAGTGGTCACTTACCAACCCTAGACTTAACTGCAGGCATTGGTTACGACAATAACCAATATGGAAATGACATTTATGACTCATCAGTAGGTGGCAGTGCCAACGCTGGTAATATTGGCCTTGAGTTCAACTGGCCTATCTACCTAGGTGGCAGTATTGATTCGCAAGTAAGACAAGCGCAGTTCAGCTACATCGCTTCGTCTGAAGCACTAGAGCAAACTTTCCGTACAGTGCAAAGCACGGTTAACTCTGTAGTAAACAACGTTAGCGCCAGCATTGGTTCGGTTAAAGCCTTTGAACAAACTGTAGTTTCTTCACAAAGTGCGCTAGAAGCCACTGAAGCTGGTTTTGAAGTAGGTACTCGTACCATTGTTGACGTACAAGACGCTACTCGTAACTTGTACTCTGCAAAAAGCGATTTATCTAACGCGCGTTATGATTACATTCTTAACATGCTTGCGCTTAAACAAGCTGCTGGTACTTTAACCGAAGAAGACGTAGCTTTGGTTAACTCAGGTTTAATGCCAGCTCAGTAATCCAGCTAGCAAAACAACCTGCAATAAAAAAGGCGCCAATTGGCGCCTTTTTTAAATCTAGGGAAAAGCTAGTCGATTTGATTTTGACGAATAGACTTAATGATTTCCGAGGTTGAGCAACCATCTTCAAAGTTAAGCACTCGCACTTCACCACCGTTAGCAATCACTTCTTTTCCGCCAGCTATTTGCTCTGGTTGATAGTCTCCGCCTTTCACCAGTAAGTCTGGCAACAGGTTAGCAATTAAACGCTGCGGGGTGTCTTCGCTAAAATCAACCACCCAGTCAACGGCGCCTAAACCGGCAAGTACCGCCATACGGCGATCTACACTATTTACCGGACGCCCTTCGCCTTTTAAGCGCTTAACAGAGTCATCACTGTTTACCGCCACAATCAATCGGTCACCCAAGGTGCGTGCGTGATTAAGGTAAGACACATGACCAGCATGCAAAATGTCGAAACAACCATTGGTCATTACTACCGTTTCACCGCGACGTTTAGCAGCCTCTAGTGCAAACTTAAGTTGCTGCTCACTCAATACACCAAAGCCTGTTTCCTGCGAGCCGTACACGGCGTTGGCAAGCTCAATGGTAGACACCGTAGACGTACCCAATTTACCAACCACAATACCAGCTGCAGCATTAGCTAAGGCACAAGCGTCATCTAAGCTTGAACCAGCGGCAAGTGAACTGGCTAAGGTAGAAATCACCGTATCACCAGCACCGGTTACGTCATATACCTCTTGCGCTAGAGCAGCTAAATGCAGCTCCGGCTGTCCTTTACGGATAAGCGTCATACCGTGCTCGCTGCGAGTCACCAACAGGGCTTGTAGATCCAGTTGCTCAATTAGCGCTTCGCCTTTACTAATAATTTCGTCTTCATCTTTACAGTGGCCAACCACCGCTTCAAACTCAGAAAAATTAGGCGTTAGCAAGGTTGCACCGCGGTACTTATCAAAGGCACTGCCCTTTGGGTCAACCAATACAGGAACGCCAGCTTCACGCGCCAGCGCAATTAAATCGCCCACTTGATTTAAGGCGCCTTTATTGTAGTCAGACAAAATAACCACTTGATGCTGCTTAACCTGCTCGGCAAAACTAGCGGTTAAATCTTTGCTGTCTACTTCGTGAAAATTCTCTTCAAAATCTAAACGAATTAGCTGCTGATGACGGCTAAGAACACGTAGCTTAGTAATGGTTGGGTAGTCGGCAAATTTGGTAAATTGGCACTCTACGCCAACCGCTGCCAACTTATTTTCTAAGGCAATGCCCGCTTCGTCTTCGCCGCTCATTCCTAATAAAGTAGAGCCAGCACCTAAGGCCACGGCGTTTAAGGCTACGTTAGCCGCGCCGCCGGGGCGTTCTTCAATTTGTTCAACTTTAACCACTGGAACCGGGGCTTCAGGCGAGATGCGTCCGGTAGGTCCATGCCAGTAGCGGTCTAACATTACATCGCCAACTACTAACACCTTTGCTTGGGCAAACTCAGGGAGGGTTATTCTCATTGTTCACTCTCATCGAAAAATAATTACTAACAGTTTATCATAGTTAAACTTATGGTCTGCGGCATAATCTCTTGATATCCGGTAGACTTTACACATTATTACAGTGACAAAGTAAAATATGGCGAAAATTTCATCACCCAAGCTTAATGCACAATCTTTCCACCCAAAGAACTGGGGCGCTTGGGTATTAATTGGCTTTATGTTCAGCATTAGCTTGCTGCCTTATCGCGTTCAACATTACTTAGGTTTGGGCATTGGCCGTTTAGGCCGAGCACTGATGAAGTCACGCGTGCATATAACTCGTCGCAACCTAGAGATATGTTTTCCAGATAAAAGTGAAAGCGAGCGAGAGCGCATAGTTGAAGGCTGTTTTCGCCACCTTGGTCATTCAGTGGTGGATACCGCCAACGCATGGTTTTGGCCACAATGGCGCTTTGCAAAACACTTTAAGGTTGAAGGGCTTGAACATCTCAAGAAGGCCCGCGAACAAAAAGGCGGCATACTATTAGTCAGTGCCCACTTTTGGACTTTAGAAAGCCATGCTCGGGCCTATGGTACTTTGGATCCCGGTGTTGGAATTTACCGTCCTAACAAAAATTCGGTTTATGAGTACTTCCAATATCATGGTCGCACTAAGTCCAATAAGTATTTAGTGGATCGCACCGATGTACGCGGCATGATTAAAGCACTGCGCCAAGACAACGCAGTTTGGTACGCACCCGATCACGACTACGGTACCCACGCTGCAGTCTTTGTGCCGTTTTTTGCTCAAGATAAAGCCGCCACCATTACCGGCACCGCCACCCTAGCTAAGGTGAAAAACGTACAAATATTACCCACCTATGCACTGCGTAATGAAGATGGTTCAGGCTTTACTTTGGTAATTGAGCCAGCCCTAGAAAACTATCCGCAAGGTGATGATGAGCTAGATGCTCACACCATTAACCAAGTGGTAGAGAAAGCGATCCTACGCGCGCCCGAGCAATATATGTGGATCCACCGCCGCTTTAAGTCTCGCCCAGAAGGTGAAAAAGGCGTTTACTAATAAAAAGGCGCTTACTTTGTATTAAAAGTAGCGCCTTTTTTAAGCCTTAAAACCTTTGTTCAGTGCTAAGTAAACAGCTGTTGCCAAGTATCGGTGACCACACTTAAATCTTGCTTAAACTCAGCTTTATTAGCCAAACGCGGTAAACCTTGCAAACCACAGCGGTGACACTCATCGCGAATATCTAAATAGCTTTGGCTAAGCCCCTGCGCTTGTTCTGGCGTTAATAGCTCTAGCTCGGCGCAGCTTTCAAATATTCTTACATTATCGGTCCATTTACTTAGCTGAGGATAATCTTGGGTATGTAACAATACTAAGTATTGCGCAATAAACTCAATATCAACCATGCCACCAGCCGACTGTTTAAGGTCAAGAACCTCTTCGGTTTCTCGGCTTAAATGCCCCTGCATTTTACTGCGCATCTCTTGCACTTGCTTCGCTAGCTCTTTGGCTTCACGTGGCTGAGCCAATATCTTATGGCGCACTTGGCCAAAACCTTCTGCTAATTCTGCATCACCATAAATTACCCGCGCACGCACTAGCGCTTGGTGCTCCCAGGTCCAAGCTTCTTTCACCTGATATTGCTCAAAAGCTTCAATGGCCGACACTAACAAGCCAGAAGCACCAGAGGGCCGTAGTCGCATATCCAATTCATACAGTACACCTGAGGCGGTGCGGGTATTAAACAAATGCATAATTCGTTGTGCCAGCTTTAGATAAAACTGCTTACTGTCGATTTGCTTTGGCCCATTGGTATAAGTGCTGCTGTCGCTGTTATGTAAAAATACCAAATCTAAATCTGAGCTATAGCCCGTTTCAATACCGCCAATTTTGCCGTAACCCACTACCGCAAAACCGCGTTGCTGTTCGCTTAAATGCTCAGGGTAACCATGGCGTTCTATCATCTGACTCCATGCTTGCTCAACCACCGCACTAACTATCACCTCTGCCACTGCGGTTAAGTGATCGCTTACTTTCATTAGCGGCAAGGCTCCAGCAATATCGGCGGCAGTGATGCGCAGTTGTTGAATCTGCTTAAACTGACGCAGTGCCTCCATTTGCTGTTCCATATCATCGGGCGGAATGCGCAGCATAAATTCACGTAGCTGTTGGGCGTAACTGTCTTCGCTGGCTGGGTTGTACAATAACTTGGGATCTAATAGCTCATCCAACAGAATCGGGAAACTCGCCAACTTTTGCGCCAACATGGCACTGCCTGCGCAAAGCCTTAATAGCTGCTGAAGCGAAGCTGGGTTTTCTGCTAGCAGCTCTAGATAAGCGGTTCGCGACAAAATTCGCTCAAGCAAAACCATCACCCGCGGCAATACCAAGCTGGTTTGGGGATGCTCAAACAACTGTTGCAGTAAACTAGGCATCATTCGTTCTAGGGTTTGGCGACCACGCTGACCAATTTGGCGTTTCTCCACGGCGTGCATAAAGTGGTACATGGTTTCTACGCGGGCTTTTTGTTCTTCCTCGCTACAAACATGCTTGCTCATCAAGCTGGCCAGCGCTTCTCTATCTGCTCCACAGTGCCAAAGATCATCATAATCTTGACCCGCTTGATGCTCTTCCTGCTCTTCTTCACCAATTGCAGATTGGAAACAAGAATTCACTTGCTTGAGACCTTGCTGCAATTGTTGATAAAAGCTATCCCAATCATCATGGCCCATTACCCAAGCAATACGTTGCCGATCGCTGCTGGTATCGGGCAAGGTTTGGGTTTGCTGGTCATCCATTTGCTGCAGAATGTTTTCTACTTGGCGCAAATATAAATAGTGTTCACGTAGCATTTGAGTTTGCGCTTCACTCAACTCACCGTGTTCACTTAACTGCGACAAAGCCTGCAGCAGTGAGCGGGTTTGTAATACCGGCTCTCGTCCACCGCGAATAAGCTGAAAAGTTTGCACAATAAATTCGATTTCACGAATACCGCCCGAGCCCAGCTTGATGTTGTCGCGTAAACCTTTACGACGGATTTCTGAGTTGATCATGGCTTTCATCGAGCGCAGTGCTTGAATGGCACTAAAGTCAATGTAACGGCGATAAACATAGGGCTTAAGCATGGCCTGAATATCTTGGTCGAAACGTAAGTCTTGGTTAATCACTCGTGCCTTAACCATGGCGTAGCGCTCCCAGTCTCGGCCATGGTGCTGGTAATAATCCTCAAAGGCGGCGTAACTTACCGCCAACGGGCCAGACTCACCAAAGGGCCGCAAACGCATATCCACGCGAAATACAAAACCATCTGCAGTGGTTTGGTCTATCAGCTGAATCAACCGTTGTCCCATACGAATAAAGAACTGTTGATTGGCAATACTACGTCGGCCGCCTTGAGTTTCACCGTTCTCGGGGAAGCAAAAAATCAAATCAATATCGGAAGAAAAGTTAAGCTCACGCCCGCCTAACTTGCCCATACCAATCACCACTAAAGGTTGAGCATTTCCCTCTGCATCGCTAGGTGTGCCAGACTCACTGCAACAGCGCTTATACAACCATTGATTAGCACAATCTACGCAGCTATCGGCCACTGCTGAAACTTGAGCAAAGCTGTCTGTTACCGCTTGCTTGAGTAATAAGTCGCGCCAAGCAATAAGCACCATTTGCATACGGCGAAAATGACGCAATACCTTTTTAGCACCGTCATCAGTAATTTGCTCAGCCAACTCGGCACTTAGCTGTTCACGCATTTGCTGTTCATTTAAGGGCTGGGCTAATAGTTCTTGCTGCCAAATATCCGCTAATAAACTGGGCTGGCTAACGCAACTGCGGGCA
This genomic stretch from Agarivorans sp. Alg241-V36 harbors:
- the nudF gene encoding ADP-ribose diphosphatase, with translation MTKLQNSSQFSHQDVEIKDVEDVYQGFFKMQRYTLRHRLYQGGWSNWIQREMMDRGHAAGILLFDPKLDQVVLVEQFRIGAVETGASPWLLEIVAGMLDSGQPPLDVAVREAEEEAGLTVKRVFSCNSFLPGAGGLSERIHLYIGEVDASQAGGVHGLEKENEDILVKVISREQAFEWVQQGVIDNAAAVIAIQWLQLNLQKVRQQWQNDGDGDAQ
- the yqiA gene encoding esterase YqiA; the protein is MEPPSVLLYLHGFNSSPNSAKAQAMAQYLEPYKAQIQLVCPQLACYPNDAWQQIEGILDQHRGKKLGVVGSSLGGFLATRVAQQTSAKAVLVNPAVKPYELLKDYLGEQQNPYTQQHYQLEQQHIEQLKQLEVSHLSCQQRLWVMLQTADEVLDFNLAVTEYKGATFTIEEGGDHSFQGFENHCAAILDFLALR
- the cpdA gene encoding 3',5'-cyclic-AMP phosphodiesterase, with the protein product MAFTKLNINTAPDGSVHLLQVTDTHLFADEQTGLLGVNTNDSFTAVIENIQSDNIPFEYILATGDLSQDHTKRSYQRFAERIADLDRPCVWLPGNHDMQENMLTLEQHGVLAAKQLVSEHWQIIMLDTQLEGEPHGVMSQRQLDNLAEALAEYPDKHVLIAMHHQAIPVGSKWLDQHNLKNADEFFAVIADYPNVRGVIFGHVHQNYEFQFDGIAFIATPSTCIQFLPLSANFALDHQQPGWRYLQLTAEGRIATRLRRLSERSFLPDPKSKGY
- the lpxL gene encoding LpxL/LpxP family Kdo(2)-lipid IV(A) lauroyl/palmitoleoyl acyltransferase; translated protein: MAKISSPKLNAQSFHPKNWGAWVLIGFMFSISLLPYRVQHYLGLGIGRLGRALMKSRVHITRRNLEICFPDKSESERERIVEGCFRHLGHSVVDTANAWFWPQWRFAKHFKVEGLEHLKKAREQKGGILLVSAHFWTLESHARAYGTLDPGVGIYRPNKNSVYEYFQYHGRTKSNKYLVDRTDVRGMIKALRQDNAVWYAPDHDYGTHAAVFVPFFAQDKAATITGTATLAKVKNVQILPTYALRNEDGSGFTLVIEPALENYPQGDDELDAHTINQVVEKAILRAPEQYMWIHRRFKSRPEGEKGVY
- the parE gene encoding DNA topoisomerase IV subunit B, translating into MADQYNSDSIEVLSGLDPVKRRPGMYTDTTRPNHLAQEVIDNSVDEALAGHARAITVTLFEDQSIEVIDDGRGMPTDVHPEEKVSGVELIFTRLHAGGKFTNDNYQFSGGLHGVGISVVNALSSRVEVQVRRDSQLFEMAFENGDKVEELTVTGSVGKRNTGTRVRFWPTPSYFDSPKFSVSRLRHLLRAKAVLCPGLNIKFVDKVNKQNDEWYFEDGLKDYLSQSFKDYISLPEDPFTGAFSSKDEAVDWAVSWLPEGGESITESYVNLIPTAQGGTHVNGLRQGLLDAMREFCEFRNILPRGLKLTPDDIWDRCCYVLSVKMQDPQFAGQTKERLSSRQSAAFVSGIVKDAFSLWLNTHTDQAELLAEVFISNAQRRLRSTKKIARKKVTSGPALPGKLTDCTSQDPLTGELFLVEGDSAGGSAKQAREREFQAVMPLRGKILNTWEVDATEVLGSQEVHDISVAIGIDPDSNDLSGLRYGKICILADADSDGLHIATLLCALFMMHFRPLVEQGHIYVAMPPLYRIDVGKEVFYALDEDEKQGILDRIEAEKKRGKVNVQRFKGLGEMNPLQLRETTMDPNTRRLVQLTVEEEEATVQLMDMLLAKKRSGDRKQWLETKGDMASDLV
- the glnE gene encoding bifunctional [glutamate--ammonia ligase]-adenylyl-L-tyrosine phosphorylase/[glutamate--ammonia-ligase] adenylyltransferase, with the protein product MPSTLPIPSELSAIAVKSWERLIELAPQLLEQLDQQQQLQSKTAFALSDFIARSCVSQPSLLADIWQQELLAQPLNEQQMREQLSAELAEQITDDGAKKVLRHFRRMQMVLIAWRDLLLKQAVTDSFAQVSAVADSCVDCANQWLYKRCCSESGTPSDAEGNAQPLVVIGMGKLGGRELNFSSDIDLIFCFPENGETQGGRRSIANQQFFIRMGQRLIQLIDQTTADGFVFRVDMRLRPFGESGPLAVSYAAFEDYYQHHGRDWERYAMVKARVINQDLRFDQDIQAMLKPYVYRRYIDFSAIQALRSMKAMINSEIRRKGLRDNIKLGSGGIREIEFIVQTFQLIRGGREPVLQTRSLLQALSQLSEHGELSEAQTQMLREHYLYLRQVENILQQMDDQQTQTLPDTSSDRQRIAWVMGHDDWDSFYQQLQQGLKQVNSCFQSAIGEEEQEEHQAGQDYDDLWHCGADREALASLMSKHVCSEEEQKARVETMYHFMHAVEKRQIGQRGRQTLERMMPSLLQQLFEHPQTSLVLPRVMVLLERILSRTAYLELLAENPASLQQLLRLCAGSAMLAQKLASFPILLDELLDPKLLYNPASEDSYAQQLREFMLRIPPDDMEQQMEALRQFKQIQQLRITAADIAGALPLMKVSDHLTAVAEVIVSAVVEQAWSQMIERHGYPEHLSEQQRGFAVVGYGKIGGIETGYSSDLDLVFLHNSDSSTYTNGPKQIDSKQFYLKLAQRIMHLFNTRTASGVLYELDMRLRPSGASGLLVSAIEAFEQYQVKEAWTWEHQALVRARVIYGDAELAEGFGQVRHKILAQPREAKELAKQVQEMRSKMQGHLSRETEEVLDLKQSAGGMVDIEFIAQYLVLLHTQDYPQLSKWTDNVRIFESCAELELLTPEQAQGLSQSYLDIRDECHRCGLQGLPRLANKAEFKQDLSVVTDTWQQLFT
- the tolC gene encoding outer membrane channel protein TolC; this translates as MKLKIKSLILACGMSSLAFQAQADDLLQIYQLAQEKDPVILQSKAQRDIAFEQITESRASLLPQIGFGAGATYTTTSNDAIDSITNTTASVGLSQSLYSKTNWTSLSISEKNATRSEALYGNDVQSLIIRVSNAYFNVLRAMDNVTFVEANKTAVGRQLEQTKQRFNVGLTAITDVHEAQAEYDRTLAQEIQARNDLSNSYEDLRELTGLEHRELNILNTQRFEPNPLEQGSDFWLATATDRNLELNAQRIGKEIAQEQIELAQSGHLPTLDLTAGIGYDNNQYGNDIYDSSVGGSANAGNIGLEFNWPIYLGGSIDSQVRQAQFSYIASSEALEQTFRTVQSTVNSVVNNVSASIGSVKAFEQTVVSSQSALEATEAGFEVGTRTIVDVQDATRNLYSAKSDLSNARYDYILNMLALKQAAGTLTEEDVALVNSGLMPAQ
- a CDS encoding DUF1249 domain-containing protein; translated protein: MPSNTSPSRYRVNLDQLMQLYAANYSLMTRLFPGPLEVGQILRLTPKLGEDYLLESKELTRYTALYEIRQASAQAYNYLQPQLLVRLYHDARLAEVCASQQIYKLKPRYDYPNKKMHHQDEKHQTNQFLNDWLVFCLKQRIKVEFA
- the hldE gene encoding bifunctional D-glycero-beta-D-manno-heptose-7-phosphate kinase/D-glycero-beta-D-manno-heptose 1-phosphate adenylyltransferase HldE, which gives rise to MRITLPEFAQAKVLVVGDVMLDRYWHGPTGRISPEAPVPVVKVEQIEERPGGAANVALNAVALGAGSTLLGMSGEDEAGIALENKLAAVGVECQFTKFADYPTITKLRVLSRHQQLIRLDFEENFHEVDSKDLTASFAEQVKQHQVVILSDYNKGALNQVGDLIALAREAGVPVLVDPKGSAFDKYRGATLLTPNFSEFEAVVGHCKDEDEIISKGEALIEQLDLQALLVTRSEHGMTLIRKGQPELHLAALAQEVYDVTGAGDTVISTLASSLAAGSSLDDACALANAAAGIVVGKLGTSTVSTIELANAVYGSQETGFGVLSEQQLKFALEAAKRRGETVVMTNGCFDILHAGHVSYLNHARTLGDRLIVAVNSDDSVKRLKGEGRPVNSVDRRMAVLAGLGAVDWVVDFSEDTPQRLIANLLPDLLVKGGDYQPEQIAGGKEVIANGGEVRVLNFEDGCSTSEIIKSIRQNQID